One stretch of Tribolium castaneum strain GA2 chromosome 5, icTriCast1.1, whole genome shotgun sequence DNA includes these proteins:
- the Polr3B gene encoding DNA-directed RNA polymerase III subunit RPC2, which translates to MDFDDPALLKKPIKEIEEKWKLVPAFLKVKGLVKQHIDSFNYFINVDIKKIVEANNKLVCDADPLFYVKYTNVYVGRPDVDEGFNISKPTTPHECRLRDMTYSAPISVDIEYTRGTQRVSKAGLMIGRMPIMLRSSNCVLTNKSEYELAKMNECPLDPGGYFVVKGQEKVILIQEQLSKNRMIVEESKFGVQCAVTSSTHEKKSRTNVVCKANKYYLGHNSLTDLVPVSIIFKALDVTSDKEICELIGVEDISKLTPTLEECHTLKIYTQLGALKHIGSKLVAKRYVTSASKMKTPVDEARDVLATTVLAHVPVENYNFRMKAIYLGVMVKRVIEAQSDKKFMDDKDYYGNKRLELAGSLLSLMFEDVFKRFNWELKSIAEKTIPKIRATQFDVVKYMRSDLITNCLVYAISTGNWTIKRFRMERLGVTQVLSRLSYISALGMMTRVNSQFEKTRKVSGPRSLQPSQWGMLCPSDTPEGEACGLVKNLALMTHITTDVDEYPLIRLANNAGVVDINMSSGMSIHSPETFFVFLNGNILGTIRNYKKLIHTFRMLRRSGLISGYVSIYPNFLHRCIYISSDGGRLCRPYIIVERGRPLVTQNHIIELEKGIRSFEDFLHDGLIEFLDVNEENDSFIACYEKDITDLTTHLEIATFTLLGVCAGLVPYPHHNQSPRNTYQCAMGKQAMGTIGYNQKNRMDTLLYSLVYPQAPMVKTKSIELTNFDKLPAGQNATIAVMSYSGYDIEDALIINKASIDRGFGRCLVYKNSKCVMKRYANQTFDRIQGPLIDTTTNAPMWKHAVLDMDGIVAPGESVDNKQVLVNKSVPTVSAVPGSQTTSVEYKDTPICYRNNEPSYIEKVLVSTNEEDTTIIKILLRQTRRPEIGDKFSSRHGQKGVVGLVVEQEDMPFNEYGICPDIIMNPHGYPSRMTVGKLIELLAGKAGLVEGKFHYGTAFGGSKVNDVCEELAKHGFNYQGKDFFYSGITGEPLEAYIYSGPVYYQKLKHMVQDKIHARGRGPRAVLTRQPTEGRSRDGGLRLGEMERDCLIGYGASMMLIERLMVSSDQCEVDVCNLCGRLGYCGWCNSCKSSREVSSITMPYACKLLLTELQAMNITARLTLNHYCE; encoded by the exons ATGGATTTTGACGATCCCGCCCTTCTCAAAAAACCAATCAAAGAAATCGAA gAAAAATGGAAACTAGTGCCCGCCTTTTTAAAAGTCAAAGGATTAGTAAAGCAACACATTGATTCGTTCAATTACTTCATCAACGTTGATATTAAGAAAATCGTGGAAGCCAACAACAAACTAGTTTGTGATGCCGATCCTTTATTCTACGTCAA ATATACAAATGTTTATGTTGGACGACCGGACGTTGACGAAGGCTTCAACATTAGCAAACCTACAACCCCTCATGAATGTAGGCTGAGGGACATGACGTACTCAGCCCCCATTTCCGTAGATATTGAGTACACTAGAGGCACTCAGCGGGTATCCAAAGCTGGTTTAATGATTGGCAg aaTGCCAATTATGCTCCGTTCCTCCAACTGCGTCCTCACCAACAAATCCGAGTACGAATTGGCAAAAATGAACGAATGTCCTTTAGACCCCGGCGGCTATTTCGTCGTCAAAGGCCAAGAAAAAGTGATCTTAATCCAAGAACAGCTCTCCAAAAATCGAATGATAGTTGAAGAGTCCAAATTTGGGGTCCAATGCGCTGTCACCAGCTCCACACATGAGAAGAAGTCGCGAACCAACGTCGTATGCAAGGCCAACAAGTACTACCTAGGACATAACTCCCTAACTGAC TTAGTCCCTGTTTCAATCATCTTCAAAGCTTTGGATGTGACAAGTGATAAAGAAATCTGCGAATTGATCGGAGTTGAGGATATTTCTAAACTCACTCCAACGTTAGAGGAGTGccacactttaaaaatttacactcAGCTGGGGGCACTTAAACACATAGGTTCGAAATTAGTAGCTAAACGTTACGTGACGTCTGCTAGCAAAATGAAAACGCCAGTTGATGAAGCGAGGGACGTTTTGGCGACCACTGTTCTAGCCCACGTGCCTGTGGAAAACTACAATTTCAGGATGAAGGCCATTTATTTGGGAGTGATGGTCaaaag ggTGATTGAGGCACAGTCGGACAAGAAATTCATGGATGACAAAGACTACTACGGCAACAAGCGTCTCGAATTGGCCGGCTCTCTCCTTTCTCTTATGTTCGAGGACGTTTTCAAACGCTTTAACTGGGAACTAAAATCCATCGCTGAAAAAACCATCCCAAAAATCCGAGCGACTCAATTCGACGTTGTCAAGTATATGCGCTCGGATCTGATCACCAATTGTCTGGTCTACGCAATTTCGACG GGCAATTGGACCATCAAGCGATTCCGAATGGAGCGTTTGGGTGTGACTCAGGTTTTGTCACGGTTGAGCTACATTTCCGCTTTGGGGATGATGACCAGAGTTAATTCGCAGTTTGAGAAAACGAGGAAGGTTTCAGGACCCAGGTCTCTGCAGCCGAGTCAGTGGGGAATGCTGTGTCCGAGCGATACACCCGAAGGAGAG GCGTGCGGATTGGTGAAAAACCTGGCCTTGATGACCCACATCACCACCGATGTGGACGAATACCCCCTCATCCGATTGGCTAACAACGCTGGAGTTGTTGACATTAACATGTCCTCAGGCATGTCCATCCACTCCCCTGAaacgttttttgttttcttgaacGGTAACATCCTCGGAACGATTCGCAACTACAAGAAACTGATCCACACATTCCGGATGTTGCGACGCTCAGGCCTCATTTCCGGTTACGTTTCCATCTACCCCAACTTTTTGCATCGCTGTATTTACATTAGTTCGGACGGAGGGCGCTTGTGCCGACCGTACATCATAGTCGAGCGCGGACGCCCTCTGGTCACGCAAAACCACATCATTGAGCTCGAGAAGGGTATTAGGAGCTTTGAGGATTTTTTGCACGACGGTTTGATCGAGTTCCTGGATGTTAATGAGGAAAATGATAGTTTTATCGCTTGTTATGAGAAAGATATCACTGATTTGACGACGCATTTGGAGATTGCTACGTTCACTTTGTTGGGGGTTTGTGCCGGGTTGGTGCCCTACCCACATCATAACCAATCACCCAGGAACACGTATCAGTGTGCTATGGGCAAGCAAGCGATGGGTACGATCGGTTATAACCAAAAAAACCGAATGGACACCCTCTTGTATAGTCTCGTGTACCCACAAGCCCCAATGGTTAAAACAAAATCGATCGAGTTGACCAACTTTGATAAGCTCCCAGCCGGTCAAAATGCCACGATAGCTGTGATGAGCTACAGCGGTTACGACATAGAGGACGCTCTTATCATAAATAAGGCCTCGATTGATAGAGGCTTTGGCCGCTGTCTTGTGTACAAAAACTCGAAGTGTGTGATGAAACGCTACGCCAATCAGACTTTTGACCGCATTCAGGGCCCTTTGATTGACACCACCACCAACGCCCCCATGTGGAAGCACGCCGTTCTTGACATGGACGGAATAGTGGCCCCTGGAGAGTCAGTCGATAACAAGCAAGTGCTAGTCAATAAGTCAGTACCGACGGTTTCGGCCGTTCCCGGCAGCCAAACGACCTCAGTCGAGTACAAAGACACGCCCATTTGCTACCGCAACAACGAACCGAGTTATATCGAAAAAGTGCTAGTCAGTACGAACGAAGAGGACACcacaataatcaaaattttgttgagaCAAACACGTCGCCCCGAAATCGGGGACAAATTCAGTTCGAGACATGGACAGAAGGGGGTTGTGGGCCTGGTGGTGGAGCAGGAAGACATGCCGTTCAATGAGTACGGGATTTGCCCGGATATTATCATGAACCCTCACGGATATCCCTCGCGGATGACCGTCGGGAAATTGATCGAGCTGTTGGCCGGGAAAGCGGGTCTAGTTGAGGGAAAATTCCACTACGGGACTGCTTTCGGCGGCTCCAAAGTCAATGACGTTTGTGAGGAATTGGCCAAGCACGGGTTTAACTACCAAGGGAAGGATTTCTTCTATTCGGGGATCACAGGGGAGCCCCTTGAGGCCTACATTTACTCCGGGCCTGTCTATTaccaaaaattgaaacataTGGTTCAGGATAAAATACACGCGAG GGGGCGTGGGCCTCGCGCTGTGTTAACGAGACAACCAACCGAAGGGCGGAGTAGGGATGGGGGGCTACGGCTCGGTGAAATGGAACGTGATTGTCTTATAGGATATGGGGCTAG tatGATGTTGATAGAACGGTTGATGGTGTCAAGTGACCAGTGTGAAGTTGACGTTTGTAATCTCTGTGGCCGACTGGGATACTGTGGATGGTGTAATAGTTGTAAAAGTTCAAGAGAAGTTTCAAGTATTACAATGCCTTATGCTTGTAAATTGCTTTTGACTGAATTGCAAGCGATGAATATCACAGCAAGGCTTACACTGAATCATTATTGTGAATAA